One Corynebacterium tuberculostearicum DNA window includes the following coding sequences:
- a CDS encoding TetR/AcrR family transcriptional regulator, protein MQEELSLREQKRLETRLRIEDAATKLVDEQSFSAVTIERICEVAGISRRTFFNYFDSKESAVLGAPSTEFTEEMREFFLTEPTTSMVGLVLQLVRQHMEGHHINPTIRDRRKRISNDPDAAAAAISRKRAKSIELIDLIEERLTTEPELRVLDNCSSSTEAMLIAGLVREALWLAMASPDADCSKDLHARLDTSLTLITDFMKGMRW, encoded by the coding sequence GTGCAAGAAGAATTATCACTACGCGAGCAGAAGCGCCTCGAGACGCGCCTGCGCATTGAGGATGCCGCCACGAAGCTGGTGGATGAACAATCCTTTAGCGCGGTCACGATTGAGAGGATCTGCGAAGTAGCCGGTATTTCTCGGCGCACCTTCTTCAATTACTTCGACTCTAAGGAATCCGCCGTACTAGGTGCTCCAAGCACCGAGTTTACGGAAGAGATGCGGGAATTCTTCCTCACTGAGCCAACGACCAGCATGGTAGGACTCGTCCTCCAGTTGGTCAGGCAGCATATGGAAGGCCACCACATCAACCCGACCATCCGGGACCGCCGCAAGCGCATCTCTAATGATCCTGATGCGGCCGCGGCGGCAATAAGCCGGAAGCGGGCAAAATCCATTGAGCTTATCGATCTCATTGAAGAACGCCTCACCACAGAACCGGAGCTTCGCGTCCTCGATAACTGCTCCTCGAGCACCGAGGCGATGCTCATCGCCGGCCTCGTCCGCGAAGCACTTTGGCTTGCGATGGCATCCCCCGACGCGGATTGCAGCAAGGACCTCCACGCGCGACTCGATACTTCCCTCACGCTAATAACAGATTTTATGAAAGGAATGCGATGGTAG
- a CDS encoding class II fumarate hydratase → MTEYRIEHDTMGEVKVPADALWRAQTQRAVDNFPISGRGLENAQIRALGLLKAACAQANKASGKLDADKADAIIAAATEIAEGKHNDAFPIDVFQTGSGTSSNMNTNEVIASLAHNNGVEIHPNDHVNMGQSSNDTFPTATHVAATEAAVNDLIPGLKVLHESLTKKAKEFADVVKAGRTHLMDATPVTLGQEFGGYARQIELGIERIEATLPRLGELAIGGTATGTGLNTSADFGAKVTEELKKLTGVKELKEAENHFEAQAARDGLVEFSGAMRSIAVSLNKIANDLRMMGSGPLTGLAEIHLKDLQPGSSIMPGKVNPVIPEAVTMVAGQVVGNDAAVAFGGAQGHFELNVFIPMMARNVLESARLLANASRVFADKCIDHIEANEERMKHFAESSTSIVTPLNSAIGYENAAKAAKHALHEKITVRQAVIDLGFVDGENLTEEELDKRLNVLSMTNRDRDNF, encoded by the coding sequence ATGACTGAATACCGCATTGAACATGACACCATGGGCGAAGTTAAGGTTCCTGCAGATGCCCTGTGGCGTGCACAAACCCAGCGCGCAGTGGACAACTTCCCGATTTCCGGCCGTGGCCTGGAAAATGCACAGATTCGCGCCCTTGGCCTGCTCAAGGCAGCCTGCGCTCAGGCAAATAAGGCTTCCGGCAAGCTGGATGCGGATAAGGCCGATGCCATCATTGCTGCCGCCACTGAAATCGCCGAGGGCAAGCATAACGACGCCTTCCCAATCGACGTATTCCAGACCGGTTCCGGCACCTCGTCCAATATGAATACCAATGAGGTTATCGCCTCCTTGGCACATAACAATGGCGTGGAAATTCACCCGAATGACCACGTGAACATGGGCCAGTCCTCTAATGACACCTTCCCCACCGCTACGCACGTGGCTGCTACGGAAGCTGCCGTTAATGACCTCATCCCGGGTCTGAAGGTCCTCCACGAATCCTTGACCAAGAAGGCCAAGGAATTCGCCGATGTGGTCAAGGCCGGCCGCACCCACCTGATGGATGCCACCCCGGTTACCCTGGGCCAGGAATTCGGCGGCTACGCCCGCCAGATCGAGCTGGGCATTGAACGCATTGAGGCCACCCTGCCACGCTTGGGCGAGCTGGCCATCGGCGGCACCGCCACCGGTACCGGCCTGAACACCTCCGCAGACTTTGGTGCCAAGGTCACCGAAGAGCTGAAGAAGCTCACCGGCGTGAAGGAACTGAAGGAAGCAGAAAATCACTTCGAGGCCCAGGCAGCCCGCGATGGCTTGGTGGAGTTCTCCGGCGCCATGCGCTCGATTGCTGTATCCCTCAATAAGATTGCCAATGACCTGCGCATGATGGGCTCCGGCCCGCTGACTGGTCTGGCCGAGATTCACCTGAAGGACCTGCAGCCGGGTTCCTCCATCATGCCGGGTAAGGTCAACCCGGTTATCCCTGAGGCCGTCACCATGGTGGCGGGCCAGGTGGTGGGCAACGACGCAGCCGTAGCCTTCGGCGGCGCCCAGGGCCACTTCGAGCTCAACGTCTTCATCCCGATGATGGCGCGCAACGTACTCGAGTCCGCTCGCCTGCTGGCTAATGCTTCCCGCGTCTTCGCCGATAAGTGCATCGATCACATCGAGGCCAACGAGGAGCGCATGAAGCACTTTGCGGAGTCGTCCACCTCCATCGTGACCCCGCTCAACTCTGCCATCGGCTACGAGAACGCAGCTAAGGCAGCAAAGCACGCCCTGCACGAGAAGATCACCGTCCGTCAGGCCGTTATTGACTTGGGCTTCGTCGACGGCGAAAACCTCACCGAGGAAGAGCTGGATAAGCGCCTCAACGTGCTGAGCATGACTAACCGCGACCGCGATAACTTCTAA
- a CDS encoding isoprenyl transferase, which translates to MSVSSLKQLAYPAYEARLARLIKGKPQPKHIAIMADGNRRWAREAGFTDISHGHRQGAKKIGEMISWCRDTDIEVVTIYLLSTENLKRSEQEVELLFDIISDVVTHLSHSDVGCQVRLVGHLDLLPDDIRQRMVTAAAETKDNTGVIVNVAVGYGGRQEIVDAVQNLVRAEAEKGTTAAEMADRVTAESIGEHLYTKGLPDPDLVIRTSGEQRLSGFLLWQAAYSEIWFTDTYWPAFRKVDFLRALRDYSQRSRRFGK; encoded by the coding sequence ATGAGCGTGAGTTCTCTCAAGCAGCTGGCTTACCCAGCTTATGAAGCGCGGCTGGCGCGCCTGATCAAGGGCAAGCCGCAGCCTAAGCACATCGCCATCATGGCCGATGGCAATCGTCGGTGGGCGCGTGAGGCTGGTTTCACCGATATCAGCCATGGTCACCGCCAAGGTGCGAAGAAAATCGGAGAGATGATTTCGTGGTGCCGCGATACCGATATCGAAGTGGTCACCATTTATTTGCTGTCCACGGAGAATCTGAAGCGCAGCGAGCAGGAAGTAGAGCTGCTCTTTGACATCATCTCGGATGTGGTCACGCACCTATCCCATAGCGACGTCGGCTGTCAGGTGCGCTTGGTCGGCCACCTCGATCTACTCCCGGATGATATTCGCCAGCGCATGGTGACGGCGGCAGCGGAAACCAAGGACAATACGGGTGTCATCGTCAATGTGGCGGTGGGCTATGGCGGGCGCCAAGAAATTGTGGACGCCGTGCAGAACTTGGTGCGCGCGGAAGCAGAGAAGGGAACTACCGCAGCTGAGATGGCGGACCGCGTCACCGCAGAATCCATTGGGGAGCACCTGTACACCAAGGGTCTTCCGGACCCAGATTTGGTTATCCGCACCTCTGGTGAACAACGCCTGTCGGGCTTCCTCCTGTGGCAGGCCGCGTACTCCGAAATCTGGTTCACGGATACTTACTGGCCAGCATTCCGCAAGGTGGACTTTCTTCGCGCCTTGCGGGATTACTCCCAACGTTCGCGCCGCTTTGGTAAGTAG
- the glyA gene encoding serine hydroxymethyltransferase → MASFTSDLRDLAPDVFGAIQGEISRQRETLEMIASENFVPRAVLQAQGSVLTNKYAEGYPGRRYYGGCEHVDVVEDLARNRAKELFGAEFANVQPHSGAQANAAVLSTIAEPGDKILGLSLAHGGHLTHGMKLNFSGKLYDVAAYEVDPETMRVDMDKLREQALKEKPKVIIGGWSAYPRTMDFAAFREIADEVGAYLWVDMAHFAGLVAAGLHPSPVPHADIVSTTVHKTLGGPRSGMILAKQDYAKKINSNVFPGQQGGPLMHVVAAKAIAMKIAATEEFKERQERTLEGARILAERLTAEDAKAAGVDVLTGGTDVHLVLADLRNSELDGQQAEDLLHEVGITVNRNAVPNDPRPPMVTSGLRIGTSALATRGLDAEAFTEVADIIGTALVQGKNADVEALRARVDKIAQHYPLYEGLEDWKLV, encoded by the coding sequence ATGGCTTCTTTTACCTCTGACCTCCGCGACCTCGCTCCGGACGTATTCGGCGCAATTCAGGGAGAGATTTCCCGCCAGCGCGAAACCCTGGAAATGATCGCTTCTGAGAACTTTGTGCCTCGCGCCGTGCTCCAGGCACAGGGCTCCGTGCTCACTAACAAGTACGCCGAGGGCTACCCGGGTCGCCGTTACTACGGTGGCTGCGAGCATGTCGACGTCGTGGAGGACCTAGCCCGCAACCGCGCTAAGGAACTCTTTGGTGCGGAATTCGCCAACGTTCAGCCGCACTCCGGTGCGCAGGCGAACGCAGCGGTGCTTTCCACCATCGCTGAGCCGGGCGACAAGATTTTGGGCCTGTCCCTGGCTCACGGCGGCCACCTTACCCACGGCATGAAGTTGAACTTCTCTGGCAAGCTTTATGATGTCGCTGCCTATGAGGTGGATCCAGAGACCATGCGTGTGGACATGGATAAGCTGCGCGAGCAGGCGCTGAAGGAAAAGCCGAAGGTGATTATCGGCGGCTGGTCTGCTTACCCGCGCACCATGGATTTCGCGGCCTTCCGTGAAATCGCTGATGAGGTCGGCGCTTACCTGTGGGTAGATATGGCCCACTTTGCGGGTCTTGTGGCGGCGGGCCTGCACCCGAGCCCAGTGCCTCACGCGGATATCGTGTCCACCACCGTGCACAAGACCCTGGGCGGCCCGCGCTCCGGCATGATTTTGGCCAAGCAGGATTATGCCAAGAAGATCAATTCCAACGTCTTCCCGGGCCAGCAGGGCGGACCGCTGATGCACGTGGTCGCTGCCAAGGCCATTGCTATGAAGATTGCTGCTACCGAGGAATTCAAGGAGCGCCAGGAGCGCACCTTGGAGGGTGCTCGCATTCTGGCAGAGCGCCTTACTGCAGAAGATGCCAAGGCGGCTGGCGTGGACGTGCTGACCGGCGGCACCGATGTGCACTTGGTCTTGGCGGACCTGCGCAATTCCGAATTGGATGGACAGCAGGCAGAGGATCTGCTGCACGAGGTAGGCATTACCGTTAACCGCAATGCCGTGCCGAATGACCCGCGTCCACCGATGGTCACCTCCGGCCTGCGCATTGGTACCTCTGCGCTGGCAACCCGCGGCCTCGACGCCGAGGCCTTCACCGAGGTTGCAGATATTATCGGCACCGCCCTGGTCCAGGGCAAGAATGCCGATGTGGAGGCCCTGCGTGCTCGCGTGGACAAGATTGCCCAGCACTACCCGCTGTATGAGGGCCTCGAGGACTGGAAGCTGGTTTAG
- a CDS encoding LGFP repeat-containing protein yields the protein MQKMTRRIAGGFAAATLSVALVACSDAEDAANDAKDSAGSVAADATDAAGSAAAEATSNDDADDADDSEDAEASDSEDADDKDDADDKGGATKSIATANGDVDVPADFASAIEEKKAEWGDVKSIEQGDDDEFLANFDNGNLLTFGDDEGAQPIVGKIAETWKEQGGLDSEVGLPKAAEEKAAQGKGWTQQFDDGVISWIQDESGKFTSSVEK from the coding sequence ATGCAGAAGATGACCCGTCGTATCGCAGGTGGCTTTGCAGCCGCAACCCTGTCCGTAGCTCTCGTAGCATGCTCCGATGCTGAGGATGCAGCTAACGACGCTAAGGATTCCGCCGGCTCCGTAGCAGCAGACGCTACCGACGCTGCTGGCTCCGCTGCTGCTGAGGCTACTTCCAATGATGACGCTGATGACGCGGACGATTCTGAGGATGCAGAAGCATCTGACTCTGAAGATGCCGACGACAAGGATGACGCTGACGACAAGGGCGGCGCTACCAAGTCCATCGCTACCGCTAACGGTGACGTAGATGTTCCGGCTGATTTCGCTTCCGCTATTGAAGAGAAGAAGGCTGAGTGGGGCGACGTAAAGAGCATCGAGCAGGGTGACGACGATGAGTTCCTCGCTAACTTCGATAACGGCAACCTGCTGACCTTCGGCGACGATGAGGGCGCTCAGCCTATCGTCGGCAAGATTGCTGAAACCTGGAAGGAGCAGGGCGGCTTGGACTCTGAGGTAGGCCTGCCTAAGGCTGCTGAGGAAAAGGCTGCTCAGGGCAAGGGCTGGACCCAGCAGTTCGACGATGGCGTTATCTCCTGGATCCAGGACGAGAGCGGCAAGTTCACCTCTTCCGTAGAGAAGTAA
- a CDS encoding GNAT family N-acetyltransferase, whose protein sequence is MSENAKQTSSDDKKKDFRIRPFTAADYPQMREIYEQGLNTGHATYETRSLTFEEFKAGKIMPSVYVAVEADDDSKVLGWVSAAPVSTRTVFHGVVEDSIYLGTEAQGRGIGGALLDRLIEVCQDLHKWAIHSWIFPENAGSAGLHKSRGFVKVGTYSHMAKMTYGELAGQWRDTDVYELLLPKPEEKKR, encoded by the coding sequence ATGAGCGAGAACGCCAAGCAGACGTCTTCGGACGACAAGAAGAAAGATTTCCGCATCCGCCCCTTCACCGCGGCGGATTACCCGCAGATGCGAGAGATCTATGAACAGGGGCTCAATACTGGGCACGCTACCTATGAGACCCGATCCCTGACCTTTGAAGAATTCAAAGCCGGCAAGATCATGCCTTCGGTGTATGTGGCCGTTGAAGCAGATGATGATTCAAAGGTCCTGGGGTGGGTTTCTGCGGCCCCTGTATCTACCCGCACCGTCTTCCACGGAGTAGTGGAGGATTCCATCTACCTAGGCACCGAGGCGCAGGGCCGCGGTATCGGCGGCGCACTTTTGGACCGCCTGATTGAGGTGTGTCAAGACCTGCACAAGTGGGCCATCCACTCATGGATTTTCCCTGAAAATGCAGGTTCTGCGGGGCTGCATAAGTCGCGCGGCTTCGTGAAAGTGGGTACCTACTCGCACATGGCAAAGATGACCTACGGCGAGCTTGCGGGCCAGTGGCGCGACACCGACGTATATGAGCTGCTTTTGCCCAAGCCGGAGGAAAAGAAGCGGTAG
- a CDS encoding MDR family MFS transporter, with product MVDTATKAPSQGQSRADNLGLIFSALMLTMLMSSLGQMIFSSALPTIVGELGGVDHMSWVISAFLVTMTIAMPISGKLGDMLGRKWLYIGGIATFVVGSTLGGFANSMTLLIIARAVQGFGAGFMMISSQSIIAEVTSSRERGKFMGIMGGVFGLSSVLGPVLGGWFTDGPGWRWGMWMNIPLGILAIIVCTLVLHLRVGDADMKRFDWLGATFIAITTASLILMTTWGGTEYEWGSSMILTLGAITIIGAIITVFVELRAKEPLIPVRLFKNRNMALTTLSGVVLGLAMFGVLGYMPTYLQMVHTLTPTKAGLMMIPMMVGLIGTSTGVGFIIARTGHYKVYPIIGLAITAGALFWMSHLSVETSLKQLGCEFLVFGIGLGMVIQVLVLIVQNSFPLSQVGTATAANNFFRQIGSALGASLVGSMFIHNMQDEMATRMPEAFQKMGPEGAAYAEKFGDANGGANSLTPDLVASFPKPIEEAILNSYNDGLTPVIALMVPLVIVALILLLPLREERLKETID from the coding sequence ATGGTAGATACGGCTACTAAAGCCCCCTCGCAGGGCCAATCCCGAGCCGATAACCTCGGGCTTATCTTCTCGGCTTTGATGCTCACCATGCTGATGAGCTCTTTGGGCCAAATGATCTTCTCTTCTGCTCTTCCAACCATCGTTGGTGAGCTTGGCGGCGTCGACCACATGAGCTGGGTCATCTCCGCCTTCCTTGTCACCATGACCATCGCCATGCCTATTTCCGGCAAGCTGGGTGACATGCTAGGCCGCAAGTGGCTCTACATCGGTGGTATCGCCACCTTCGTCGTGGGCTCTACCCTCGGCGGCTTTGCTAACTCCATGACGCTGCTGATCATCGCCCGCGCCGTGCAGGGCTTTGGCGCAGGTTTTATGATGATTTCCTCCCAGTCCATCATCGCCGAGGTCACCTCCTCCCGTGAACGCGGCAAGTTCATGGGCATCATGGGCGGCGTCTTCGGCCTGTCCTCGGTTCTCGGCCCCGTCCTCGGCGGCTGGTTCACCGACGGCCCAGGCTGGCGCTGGGGCATGTGGATGAATATCCCGCTGGGCATCCTCGCCATTATCGTGTGCACCCTAGTGCTGCACCTGCGCGTGGGTGATGCCGATATGAAGCGCTTTGACTGGCTTGGCGCCACCTTCATCGCCATCACCACCGCTTCCCTTATCCTCATGACCACCTGGGGCGGCACCGAGTACGAGTGGGGCTCTTCCATGATCCTCACCTTGGGTGCCATCACCATCATCGGCGCCATCATCACCGTCTTTGTGGAGTTGCGCGCTAAGGAACCGCTCATCCCGGTTCGCCTGTTCAAGAACCGCAACATGGCCCTGACCACCCTCTCCGGCGTGGTACTTGGCCTGGCAATGTTCGGTGTTCTGGGCTACATGCCTACCTACCTGCAGATGGTGCACACCCTGACCCCAACCAAGGCGGGTCTCATGATGATCCCAATGATGGTGGGCCTTATCGGCACCTCCACCGGCGTAGGCTTCATTATCGCCCGCACCGGCCACTACAAGGTCTACCCCATCATCGGCCTGGCGATTACCGCCGGCGCCCTGTTCTGGATGTCCCACCTCTCCGTGGAGACTTCCCTGAAGCAGTTGGGCTGCGAGTTCCTGGTCTTCGGCATCGGTCTGGGCATGGTTATCCAGGTCCTCGTGCTCATCGTCCAGAACTCCTTCCCGCTGTCCCAGGTGGGTACGGCTACCGCGGCGAATAACTTCTTCCGCCAGATCGGCTCCGCCCTCGGCGCTTCCCTGGTCGGCTCCATGTTCATCCACAATATGCAGGATGAGATGGCCACCCGCATGCCTGAGGCTTTCCAGAAGATGGGACCGGAGGGTGCTGCCTACGCGGAGAAGTTTGGCGATGCCAATGGCGGTGCCAATAGCCTCACCCCGGATTTGGTTGCATCCTTCCCCAAGCCCATCGAGGAAGCCATCCTCAACTCCTACAATGACGGACTGACCCCGGTCATCGCCCTCATGGTTCCGCTGGTTATCGTCGCCCTCATCCTCCTCCTGCCACTGCGCGAGGAGCGACTGAAGGAAACGATTGACTAA
- the coaA gene encoding type I pantothenate kinase, giving the protein MARTLDSSPYLDFDRETWRELRKSMPQVLTETEVEKLRGLGDRIDLDEVADVYLPLSRLIHMQVMARQQLTTATESFLGNPPTHVPFVIGVAGSVAVGKSTTARLLQVLLQRWESHPKVALVTTDGFLFPTKTLKERGLMQRKGFPESYDRRALLRFVTDVKSGKPFVKAPLYSHITYDIVDGEYQEVHQPDILILEGLNVLQTSPTLTVADLFDFSVYVDARTDDIEQWYIDRFLTLRHTAFREPNAHFSSFADMNDEEARAQAREIWQSINLPNLVENILPTRVRASLVLKKGSHHLVEQVRMRKL; this is encoded by the coding sequence ATGGCGCGCACATTGGATTCGAGTCCTTACCTAGATTTTGACCGCGAGACCTGGCGTGAACTGCGTAAATCCATGCCTCAGGTGCTCACGGAAACCGAGGTGGAAAAGCTTCGCGGCCTAGGAGACCGCATCGACCTAGACGAGGTAGCTGATGTCTACCTTCCCCTCTCTCGCCTCATCCATATGCAGGTCATGGCACGCCAGCAGCTCACCACGGCTACCGAATCCTTCTTAGGCAATCCTCCGACGCACGTTCCCTTTGTCATCGGTGTGGCCGGCTCCGTGGCAGTGGGAAAATCCACCACCGCCCGCCTCCTCCAGGTGCTCCTGCAACGCTGGGAGTCCCACCCCAAGGTGGCGCTCGTGACAACCGACGGCTTCCTCTTCCCCACCAAGACTCTCAAGGAACGCGGCCTCATGCAGCGCAAGGGTTTTCCGGAATCCTATGACCGGCGCGCACTCCTCCGCTTTGTCACGGACGTAAAATCAGGAAAGCCATTTGTCAAGGCACCGCTTTATTCCCACATCACCTATGACATTGTGGACGGGGAATACCAAGAAGTTCACCAGCCCGACATCCTCATCCTGGAAGGGCTCAACGTGCTACAAACGAGCCCCACGTTGACCGTGGCGGACCTCTTTGATTTCTCGGTCTACGTTGATGCCCGCACCGACGATATCGAGCAGTGGTATATCGACCGCTTCCTTACTCTGCGCCACACCGCTTTCCGCGAGCCCAACGCCCACTTCTCTTCCTTCGCAGACATGAACGATGAGGAAGCCCGCGCCCAAGCCCGCGAAATTTGGCAGTCCATTAACCTGCCGAACTTGGTGGAAAATATCCTACCCACCCGTGTGCGAGCCTCCCTCGTGCTGAAAAAGGGCTCGCATCACCTGGTAGAACAGGTGCGGATGCGCAAGCTCTAG
- a CDS encoding DUF5997 family protein, with the protein MRAQTAAKKLGIYLPAAPDEFQNSAISHEELRELQHNPPEWLQTLRREGPHPRPEVAHKLGISVTALKKNDMDKPLTTAEINQLLQEQPEWLQQARATMAQARGHEVKD; encoded by the coding sequence ATGCGTGCCCAAACCGCGGCGAAGAAGCTAGGTATCTACCTGCCCGCCGCGCCGGACGAGTTCCAAAATAGTGCCATTAGCCACGAAGAGCTGCGCGAACTGCAGCATAACCCACCCGAGTGGCTGCAAACTTTGCGCCGCGAAGGGCCCCACCCCCGCCCCGAGGTTGCCCATAAGCTGGGTATCTCTGTTACCGCGCTCAAGAAGAACGATATGGATAAGCCGCTGACCACAGCGGAAATCAATCAGCTCCTCCAAGAGCAGCCGGAATGGCTCCAGCAGGCCCGCGCTACCATGGCGCAGGCCCGTGGCCATGAGGTGAAGGACTAA
- a CDS encoding LysR family transcriptional regulator substrate-binding protein, which produces MLRLAFATGTEPGKWFRRFEENTAHGGLYTVDADDALAPLVAGEVDLALARLPDARVDDTFHVVRLYKEAPGIAVPKDSVYAEVGEELALADVADEHLNYRLADSGLVDVPAVRDALQVVAANVGIAIAPRPLLKVLSKKQVVPLGLKDESVPVTEIALVWRKDDDGEAIQDFVGVAKGRTARSSRQEKPKRSAREKAKAKQARRNVNNSLQKKKKAPKQRKRR; this is translated from the coding sequence ATGCTGCGCTTAGCTTTTGCCACCGGCACAGAGCCTGGAAAGTGGTTCCGCCGATTCGAGGAAAATACTGCTCATGGTGGCTTGTACACCGTTGATGCGGACGATGCGCTTGCCCCGCTGGTAGCCGGCGAGGTGGACCTAGCTCTTGCGCGCTTGCCGGATGCGCGGGTGGATGACACCTTTCATGTGGTGCGACTTTATAAAGAGGCCCCTGGCATTGCCGTTCCCAAAGACTCGGTCTATGCGGAGGTGGGCGAGGAGCTTGCGCTTGCCGACGTCGCCGATGAACACCTCAACTACCGCCTCGCCGATTCCGGGCTTGTCGATGTCCCCGCCGTCCGCGACGCCTTGCAGGTAGTGGCGGCCAATGTGGGTATCGCGATTGCGCCGCGGCCCCTGCTGAAGGTCCTGAGTAAAAAGCAGGTGGTGCCGTTGGGCCTTAAGGACGAGTCCGTGCCGGTGACGGAGATTGCATTGGTGTGGCGCAAGGACGATGACGGGGAAGCAATTCAGGACTTCGTGGGCGTCGCTAAGGGCCGCACGGCCCGTTCCTCCCGCCAAGAGAAGCCGAAACGCAGCGCCAGGGAAAAGGCGAAGGCGAAGCAAGCGCGGAGAAACGTTAACAATTCGTTACAAAAGAAAAAGAAGGCCCCTAAGCAGCGCAAACGTAGGTAG
- a CDS encoding PhoH family protein, with protein sequence MSRPSVLSTPLATTDNTAATKTYVVDTSVLLSDPWALRKFAEHDVVLPVVVISELEGKRHHPELGWFARQALRFLEELRATYEALDQPVPVNVDGGTLRVELNHQDQSLLPTAFRGPEGDHRILACALNLAHEGKDTVLVTKDVPLRVKAGAVGVQADEYHAQDVVLTGYTGMATVQTSSDVIDALYRDGEVMLDGVETEKGTAVEELPVHCGLTLAAGAQSALGRMSADGVVELVRGDINAFGLQGRSAEQRIALDLLMDPNVGIVSIGGRAGTGKSALALCAGLEAVLERGEHRRIVVFRPMYAVGGQSLGYLPGTESDKMNPWAQAVYDTLEGLVSDNVMEEVHERGLIEVLPLTHIRGRSLHDAFVIVDEAQSLERNVLLTVLSRLGKGSRVVLTHDVAQRDNLRVGRHDGVQAVIEKLKGHELFAHITLQRSERSAIAELVTDLLEGGN encoded by the coding sequence ATGTCTCGTCCCTCTGTACTTTCTACTCCGCTAGCCACTACTGATAACACCGCCGCTACCAAGACCTATGTAGTGGATACCTCGGTCTTGCTGTCTGACCCTTGGGCCCTGCGCAAATTTGCAGAACACGATGTGGTCCTTCCCGTTGTAGTTATTTCTGAACTGGAAGGAAAACGTCATCACCCAGAGCTTGGCTGGTTCGCCCGCCAAGCTCTTCGCTTTTTGGAGGAGCTGCGCGCTACCTATGAGGCCTTAGACCAGCCGGTTCCCGTCAACGTCGATGGCGGCACCCTGCGCGTGGAATTGAACCATCAAGACCAATCCTTGCTGCCTACCGCATTCCGCGGGCCAGAAGGCGACCACCGCATCTTGGCGTGCGCTCTTAACCTTGCACACGAGGGGAAGGACACCGTGCTGGTCACGAAGGACGTTCCCCTGCGCGTAAAGGCCGGCGCGGTTGGCGTGCAGGCGGATGAATATCACGCCCAGGACGTAGTCTTGACCGGTTATACCGGAATGGCGACGGTACAAACCAGCTCTGATGTCATCGATGCCCTCTATCGTGATGGGGAAGTCATGCTAGACGGCGTCGAAACGGAAAAGGGTACCGCCGTGGAGGAGCTGCCAGTGCACTGCGGCTTGACCTTGGCGGCAGGTGCGCAATCCGCGCTGGGGCGCATGAGTGCTGATGGCGTGGTCGAGCTCGTACGTGGTGATATCAATGCCTTTGGCCTCCAGGGACGCTCCGCGGAGCAGCGTATTGCTTTGGACCTGCTGATGGACCCAAACGTAGGAATTGTCTCCATCGGTGGCCGCGCCGGCACCGGCAAGTCGGCACTTGCGCTGTGCGCCGGTTTGGAGGCGGTGCTCGAGCGCGGCGAGCACCGGCGCATTGTGGTCTTCCGCCCAATGTATGCGGTTGGCGGGCAGTCGCTGGGATACCTACCGGGCACGGAATCGGACAAGATGAACCCGTGGGCGCAGGCGGTCTATGACACCTTGGAGGGCTTGGTGTCTGACAACGTCATGGAAGAGGTGCACGAACGCGGCCTCATCGAGGTCTTGCCGCTAACGCATATTCGCGGTCGCTCGCTGCATGATGCTTTTGTCATCGTGGATGAGGCGCAGTCCTTGGAGCGAAACGTCTTGCTTACTGTGCTTTCCCGGTTGGGGAAGGGCTCGCGAGTAGTTCTTACTCACGATGTGGCGCAGCGCGATAACCTTCGCGTGGGCCGGCACGACGGAGTCCAAGCAGTGATTGAAAAGCTCAAGGGGCACGAGCTTTTTGCACATATTACTCTGCAACGTTCTGAGCGCTCGGCCATTGCGGAGCTCGTTACTGACCTATTGGAAGGCGGCAACTAG